Part of the Nicotiana tabacum cultivar K326 chromosome 20, ASM71507v2, whole genome shotgun sequence genome, acggttgctttattgacttaaacttgtcttgaattaattttggacaaactgtgatttatattattttcatgttttacctatcctcttttatctcttgattattagaaaaaattaaagaatatttttgaataataagatgtcataaccacactacgcaagcgaaGGCGTGATCGacgaaatttattatttagtcataacggtgctacgcaagcgaatccgcggTCATGACAAACGATTGCTAGCAcgttatttacttttgaaaaattGCCGCAATTGTGTTGGAGGAAACATTAACCCTCTTTTTtcagaaaatttattaaatgtcaCTACCACGCTACGCAAGAGAATCCGTGATTATGACAAaagatttataaattaattaaaactattgaatatgacatgaaattgatgaattaacttattaaaagttaagcgTCACGCTACACAAGTGAGTCCGTGAAGTTAAAGCGCACCTACTATTTGCCTaacgtttaaattaattaaagggaaactagttaattaaaatagtagaaaaatctgatattattattatttttccgagctttatagttgggaaaaattatgcaaataaatgttggaccaactttatctattttaaaagaaatgagccAACTTCTTGTTAAAAAAAATGGGCCAGCTTGTATGGAGCTTTTGGGCTGctggaatttattattaaaatgggCCAAGAAATGAATTTCAATTGGCCCAATGCTATATAGAAAAAAAGGGGTAATTTTGTTCTTTAAAGGTAAATGGGCCAACTTTTATCTTTGATTAAATAAGGCCCAAAGTTGATACAATCTTAGCTTTTTACTTAGTTTGAGTTCATGACCATTAACTACATAGTCACAACTGTATAAACGCTCACTTTACAAAAATAGTCATTTTTGCAAATCTGGCAAAATGGCCATATTCACAAAGATATTATCATAGCATTCCTAGAAGCATATGTTGGCAGTGAAATTTCAGCAACTAAAACGAACTCATGCTATGTGTTATACACCTAAAGACATTCATGACATACTTGGCATTGTTACTCGGATATAATAGCTTGAAAACATGCTTAAAAAATCCATAAACGACTTACATATCACATTCAAAAACTTACAACtcaatattcaagtattatgaaggactatattcacattatcacatgtttgatacataacaataacatacaagctcttttgttgtcaaactattcatcacatcaaacacatttaaatggtgCAACATGTTCAAGTTGTTCCCATTGCTGAAAATACGTACATTACGAGTCTTAAAGGATTATCTGGTAGCAAAAGAATAAACAGTAGTTCCGCAACTAAAGCAGCATAAAAACAGCAGCAAAACAGCAGCAAATCCGTGTTAAACAAACACGGAAACTTATAGAGGGAACCCAGAAACGAACTTTAAAGATGACTTAtacttttttaaaagtttgcactctaagattcacccccaaagctcaccatttcagcttacttttcatgtgttcaactgctgattttttttttgtttttgtgacaaagcaattataaaaaatgccccCTGAAAGTGTGATGGAGTCCCCCCAAAGTGAGGAAAGGGCAGCCCTTAAATAGGCaaatttggacagattttggttcaccaaatGTCTGTCCAACAAAAACTGACATTGTGTGctaaacattgttcaaaatctgTCCAAAGGTCAAAGGAAATCTACTATGTCAGaaacaaagaggaaaaaaaatcATTTCAGCCACCCTAACTAGTAAATGTAGGCTACTAGCaccctattttgtgataaaataacataaactttagattttaacaacatcaatatcaCCCTGTTGATTCAAACTAAACCAAGtattaaaacatgtaattaaacttCACACATGTGTTGCGAACCAATCGTAAGCAAACAAAAATTAACTATTAAAGCCAAACGAAACGCACGCTATCGCTGGAGCGATTTAATAAAACCAACTAGACAAATATAATCAAAAATGGATTAAATGAAGAAACAAGATGGAAACTAactttaactaaaaaaaatcaaaaaattaataaCGGGGTATGCCAAAAGAGGTGTTCGGGGAGGTCGCCGGAATTTGGCCGGATTTTGGTCGCCGGATTTTCAGGGTGAAATTGGCATCAATAGCTATGTCTTGAGGATCTCTATCcattgatgtaggtattgtgggATGGTAGTGGTTGGAGATTCAATaatttgggcaaaaaagtgacgggaaagtttcctagatctaagattcaaggagtttgagggatttttgaaggatttggtttggagatatggaaagaggaagttgtggagattacatggtgtgaatttggaggtgtttggaggtggtccacCGGCGGCGGCGATTTCCGGCCGGCAGCGGCTTggggggagagagaagagagagtgatgagagggaaagaagagagagaggaaATAATGGGAAATGGGGCAAATTTTTGGGGATTCTAGGCATTAAATACCTAGGATGAAGATCAAActaggaccgttggattaaatcaagatgggtggatgagattgaatcttgtcacttaaccaaaacgacgtagtttcaaggcaaaactacgtcgttttaagCTCTTCTTGGCAGCCCCTTTTGGACCGGGTTTGGGCTCTTTGGTCTCAAATTTTGGGCCAGTTTTggcacaattttaattaaattatactAGCCCAAACCCTACCCCATTTATCAAACTATTACTCAACTCTTAAAACCTATACATacacaaaaaataacaaacaaacacacacacacacacacacatacatattatatatatataaggcaaaaattaggcatttacactaaattaaaaatttgtacATATACAATGAATTTCTCAAGACAAATATTTTGGGCCCAACCAGCCCGAAGATACCGttaacatggtgtgatattgtccgcttaGGGTCAAGCTTGTGCAGTTTTTTTCAAAAGGCATTTCACCATTAAAAGATTTTTACATCTTATTTGTATGCTCACAATCTTTTTAGCTACCAACGTGGAACTTTGTTTGCACACTAACAATCTCTCCCTCGAACTAAGCGATATGGCACATCACCACGATTCACGGATCCCCCCTCGAATTAGTGAAAATGACACCAGGTAGCTACTTTTAAGcatgctatttaaaatatatccacaatttataatgtatttaaatATTAACCAATTCACTTAAACTTCAGGACACAACGTCCTGAAGTTTAAACCTCAAAGTTCAAATTTCAGGACATTGTGTCctaaattttgaaaattatgtCTAGAAATTCGATTCTTATGTTCTGAATTTTAAATTGGCAGTTCAGAAATTTAGAACACTTAGTCATGAATTTCAAACTAGCTGCTCAAATGTAGGACACTAAATCTTGAATTTCTAATTAGCAGCTCAAAAACTCAGCACACTTAATCCTAAAATtttggctaatctttaaatatattataaattatggatatatttgtcgcgccccctttttttcctaAGCGGAAGTCGGGTTCATGATATTTTTattatgggacaactcattccttttgggaactgggtttgaatttggagagtcgccacctaatgattagggtgcaataggacaccaaaagagttcgATTTGAATAACAAGAGATAGGGTAAgtgcttgaaattattctaaggggaaggtgttaggcacccctcagaatccactagtgttgTTTCCGGCCAGAAAATTATtgtgaattgaggtgcaattaacgtataagcaaataaggctcaaataataggggatttgaaCACATAATTGTTTGAAAGTAAACAagttttgaaagaacaattagaaaAGCTGATTCTTTAGAATAAGgagttaaattgttaaaagaataaagaataaaggaaagaggatcctaggtttattaaaaatatggatcatCCCACATAATGTACGGAAATCACTCcttaatgaggggctacacgtgacattatcgcgtggtcatcatatccatatctacccttcccaccccgttaaggtattaaagcgcggattggtctcgattacttattgcatgctattacccgtcccattcctatcaatcccggaggcacttaggactactaatcctaaaaaggAGGGATGTTgggcttatttggagtttcaaaggtaaaattctaaggcgacatacaaaaacacatattgcATATAAAAGGGGAAACCCATAAGCATATAGGCTCAAGTATACGTCCTCGAGCAAACACATAaagtagcatgtcttacacatacTGCTTAGGTCTGATTGAAAAGCATTAAAGACGAGGGAGATGAGATTGTTGAGGTAATTTtagtttattgcataactcatataagaagtccgaatcaggcctgcctgctggttgtggTGATTAACAGATTCAGTTTTACAGTTATTATTCTAAGGCTTGCCTACGTGTTTAaacggggtcctataggcatgatatctaccgaATTTAAAAAGTTATGGGATAGTAGAAGCTTGAAATGAATTATTcgaaatcctataagcatgcCTGTTAAACCTTGTTAAGCGAGGGAATTAGGTTATTAAGAGAAGCAGaatgaacaaaaaaaaattgaactggTTACAGGTTCTGCAGGTGGTAGTATCTACTGTTACCGACTTTAATTCCTAGGAGCATGTTATCTAACATTGACTGTGAATGAAAGCAAATCAGATTGATTTAAGAAACCCCTATAGGTATGATTTTTATGCATTACTCGTcttaaaccttataggcatgtcatctaaatgaaatttgaatatgcagaattaaaagtactctataggcaggttttctacatgaagttgaatatgcagaattaaaagtaccctataggcaggttttctacgtgaagttgaatatgcagaattaaaagtatcctataggcatggtctctaggtgaagtttgaatatgcatgAGTTAAAACACCGTAAAGGCATGTTTTCTACGtgaagttgaatatgcagaattaaaaatatcctataggcatgatctctaggtgAAGTTCGAATATGCATGAGTTAaaacaccctataggcatgttttctatccttgcatgcatagttacccaacctttttcactagccatccctaagtgtttattacaacttattacaaatcAGAATAACAAATTACAtcagaacagaaaaatacaaagaaagtacaaccagaggaggcctaattcttgacttcctctctgagttacgagataaaccaactcaaagactATTGATCCAAAGTCTTTCTCCAATTTGAgagtgtcagagttccctaagagactcaatgggactccgggcagtgctcacacccaaattgtattaccagaatagggacaagtaCAGTGTGGAAGTGCTagacctcaagtgtccaagttcagaaggaGCTCATgcgtcccaaggcaaggctcacaagaggggggagggagcagaacttaagtctaagagagagtgcaggTGAAGAAACAGAGTAAAGAAGAGGGAGAGAGGTGCTGGGAAACAGTTACAGAGTTAAGGACTTCACACAAAAGGGGTTCAAGGATTGGGGATTGTAAAGAGCCTATGCACTTAgtgatgactataaaatattcatatattatatacttaaaaataaattattttaaataatatatatatatatatatatatatatatatatatatatatataagcagtaagtaaggcaagtccatatataatatgtcaattatttgtattttctaatagtattttgcaggaaataaaaatatcatgataaagcaaataaaggaatAAAAGAGAAGCACAACGCATCATGGCAATAGAAGCAGGACGCATCATGGCAAAAGAACCACGAGACATCGTGTCACCTTATGAGATTTGATATCTATAAATAGGATATTTGTGTTGAAAGGATGAAGATCATATGTGCCTAATTAGCAACTTTTCTCTAGCTTTGGTCTTTACTTCTCTCTTTatctatttcattttatcttgtagtctttgaattttctaagagtgttgatagtattttaagaatttctttctttgtgagatttaaatactccataatggagtaatttcttttgttgggatagttgatgaaacTCGATAGCGTTATAATATTAATCTCAATTTTACTACATGCTTGACCTGAAACTTTCTAATTATATTTCTATATTGTGCtggaatattagttttaattaattattatcacTTCTATCTATTTATTCTTCAAAGTTAGTTGTATGtcaattttgtaattctcacgaAGCAAAATTAATATACGATAACTATTGGGTAAAATAATAGAGTGAGAGTAATTCTTTTTAAGCTATCATTCCAAGTCTGTAATCTTGCTTACTTCCATTCTAATTCTCACGGAGGAGTTGTAGTtagcaagattattgatttttagtaaAAAGTAATCGCAAGAGGTTTTTGCTATCTTTTAGCACAATTCGGGCAAGAAAATTATTTCGGTTTAATCATCACAAGTAATATATCAATTGATTTACATAACCTCGCAGAGTGttgttaattgattatttcttagtgagcaaaatataattgtattagcaataaacAGTTATTCCTAAGAGAAATATATGTAGAAtctaagattttattattatcacgctatcgagtgaattcaatgattcccaactctttttaaatataaatctttcgaaagttattttatttcaacttaagcaatttaaattttcaacaaacaaaatttcatcaatttgattctctcaaatagtagtaagaatattatatgtttgtagctagattctccaatctctgtggggcgatatcataaactatactaaAATTTGACAAAGTACGAGTAGCAAAATCTTATACGCATTGgcctcgtcaaattttggcgatGTTTCCGGGGATTGGCATAAGTCTACTTCAGACTAAATATTCTGTTACTAATTTGGGAacttactattagtattattatcTTTGCTATCAATGTTTACTAAATATTACTACTATTACTTTTACTATTAAAAGTACTAACATCTTATACAAGTGTTATTATCATTTATCCTTCTTATCATCATTATAGCATAGCAGTCACTATTATTAATACTAGTACTACTTGTAACTATATTCTATATtagtattatattattattttccatCGTTAGTTACTGTTACTACTAACTGATTTCGTttaccattttttttttcataacatCTATTGCTAATTAGTACTAATATAATTACTATTATcatatactactactactactactactactactactacttagtaataataataataataataataataataataataataataataataataataataataataataataataataacaacaacaacaacattatcaTACTACTATTTTTATTTGATCGCTTATTATTTTTGTCATCTTTGTATTCTTTGTTGTCCTTGTTATTCATcactttcttttaattattttcttctaAGTACTACTATTACTACCACTTTAGGAGTTAAGTTCAGTttgttttttttagaattttgagtAGTTTATGACCCGCTCTTCTATAAAGGAGTTGGTCAATtacgatcctgaaattgaaagatCTCTTCGATTGTGCAGGAAAGGACAAACATTATCTTCCCAAAGCATAGCTTGTGAAGGTATGGAGAATCAGGAAGTAGAAAATATCAACTCACGCGAAGTACCACCACCAGTCCAAATAGAGGATCAATTTGATGAAGTGGCGCCAAGGCCAACAAACAAAATCCTAAGGGATTATGCTAGATCTGACCGCTTCAACTGTGAATCTAGTGTCAGAAAACCTCCAGTGGCagccaacaactttgaaatcagGACTGGCCTGATTCAAACAATTCAAACAGTCTTGCATCTTCACTGGAGACGCAAGTGAAGATCCACACAGTCATTTAATTGACTTTTTGGAACTTGTTGAAACAACTAAGTATAATAGagtacctcctgaagctatcaaattaaggctatttcctttctctttaaAAGGAGATGCCAAGACTTGATTGCGAAGTTTGCCACAAGGTTCCATTACCACATGGGATCAAATGACTCAGAAATTTTTAATCAAATATTTTTCCCCTACTAAAACCACAAAGTTAAGAAAAGACATATCTAATTTCTTGCAGACTGACACAGAGTCAGTTTATCAAGCTTGGAAAAGGTTTAAAGCAATGTTAAGAAAATGTCCACACCACGATATTCCTAAACATATGcaattgtatattttttatcaCGGGCTTAAAACCCTCTTCTAGAAATGTGATAGATGCAGCTGCAGGAGGTTCAGTAATGGAAAAAACAACAGAGGAAGCATTGCAATTGTTGAATGAAATTTCTGAGAATGCCATCCAATGGCCATCTGAGCGTATAATTATCAAGAAGGCCGCTACAGTAAATCAGGTTGATGCTTTAAATACACTAACACAACAAATTTTTTCTTTGGCACAAAAGTTTGAAACTTTTCAGGTGAATACACAACAACTAAGCCAATCTGAGGCTTGTGACATGTGTGGAGGAAATCATCAGAACCATGAATGTCAAGCAACCAATCACAATGATGAACATGTCAATGTCATCGGTTACAAGAAGTATCCTTTTGGTAGTCCAATGGCACAGAAACATCCAAGATTTCAATGGAGCAATCCAAATGGTGCAGAGAACTCTCAAAGCTTCCAGAAGCAACAAATACAGGGTCCACCCGGATACCAGAATCCAAACCATGGTCAATCAAACTTTAGACCTTATCAACAAGCAGGGCCCTATCAGCAAAGGCCTCAACAAGCTCATTCAAGTCTTGATGATCTTCTGTATAAGTATATTAAAGTCATTGATGAAAAGATGGAGAGCCAAAATTCATCCCTTAAAAATCTGGAAATACAGTTGAGCCAATTGGCAGCTCTTGTTTTAGAAAAGATTCAAGGTCCCTTACCAAGCAATACAGAGAAAAACCCAAAATAGCACCTTAAGTCCATCACCTTACGGTCAGGTAAACCCTATGTAGACCAGTTAGAACAACAGGTAAACAACGGTAAGAATATTGAAATACCCTCTGGACCATCTGAAAAGAATGaagtcaagaaaaaaaaatattgaaaaattaaCTCCTCTCCTTGTGAATATTCCCTTtccacaaaaaatgaaaagagaaaagcttgACAACCAATTTGCAAAATATTTggagattttaaaacaaattcacATCAGTATTCCTTTTACTGATGCTTTGTTACAAATGCCTTCATATGCcaattttttaaaggaaattttgccaagtaaaagaaaattagaaGAAGTTTTTGTGGTAATACTTACGAAAAAATGCagtgctatacttcaaaataagctaccaCAAAAGCTTGGTGATCTAGGCagttttacaattccatgcactttgGGAGGAGTATATTTTGAAAAAGCACTTTGTGATTCTAGAGCTTCAATAAATTTAATGTCATTTTCTATCTTTAAAAAGTTAGATCTTGGTGAAATAAAAGACACAAGTGTTTCTTTTCAGTTTGCAGATCAAAGTACTAAGAAACCTAAGGGAATAATTGAAAATGTACTCGTAAGAGTAGATAAGTTTGTTTTCcctgtagattttatagtacTTGAAATGAAAGAATGTCCTAATGAACCAATAATTTTAGGTAGACCATTTCTTGCTACAGGAAGAGCAATTATAGATGTTCATCAAGGACAATTAATTTTaagagttgatgaagaaagagtcatatttgatatgcaaaagatactaAGATATTCAGGAGATGAAACATCATCTTCATGTTTTTCAATTGACATGATTAGTTATCTTACAGATGAATTCAAAGATGATCAATTAATTCCAGATTCAATGGAAAGATGTTTGATCAAATCAAGCACCACACAGTACGATGATCCCACCATCAGAAGAGAAGTTGAAATATTGGACAAAGAttcagaagaagaagagatgaaaTCTGAACAAGTTCAatcaaaaattgaactcaaaactCTCCCTTCTCAATTGAAATATGTTTATCTTGAGCAAGAATTATTTCCAGtaattatttcatcttctcttaCTGCAGAACAAGAAAATAGTTTGATAAAGTATTGAAAGCACACAAATGAGCCTTGGGTGGACTATAGAAGATATTAAAGGGATTAGTCCGGCTATTTGTACACATAGAATCCTCATGGAGGATAGCTACAAGCCAACAATCCAGTCGCAAAGAAGATTGAATCCAGCAATCAAGAAGTAGTAAAAAAAGAGATCGTAAAGTTGTTGGCAGCAGGTATTATATATCCCATTTCTGACAGCCCGTGGGTAAGTCCAGTTCAGGTAGTACCAAAGAAAGGAAGTATGAcagttataaaaaatgaaaataatgagcTCATACCTACCAGGACTGTTACAGGATGGAGAGTCTGTATTGATTACAGACGTCTCAATGATGtcactagaaaagatcattttcctttgtcatttattgatcaaatgttggaaagAATTTCCGAATATgatttttactattttcttgatggctattcaggatataatcagatACCAATTGCACCAGAAGATCAAGATAAGACAACCTTCACATGCCCTCATGGAACATATGCCTATAggagaatgccatttggtttgtgcaacgcccctgctacatttcagcgTTGCATGTCAGCAATTTTTGCTGACATGACTGACAAATTTCTTGAATTTTTAATGGATGATTTTACACTCTTTGGAAAAACATATAAGGATTGTCTTAACCGTTTGACCTTAGTTCttaaaagatgtgaagaaacaaacttagttcttaattggaaaaaatgtcattttatggttaCTGAAGGAATTG contains:
- the LOC142174447 gene encoding uncharacterized protein LOC142174447; translated protein: MKREKLDNQFAKYLEILKQIHISIPFTDALLQMPSYANFLKEILPSKRKLEEVFVVILTKKCSAILQNKLPQKLGDLGSFTIPCTLGGVYFEKALCDSRASINLMSFSIFKKLDLGEIKDTSVSFQFADQSTKKPKGIIENVLVRVDKFVFPVDFIVLEMKECPNEPIILGRPFLATGRAIIDVHQGQLILRVDEERVIFDMQKILRYSGDETSSSCFSIDMISYLTDEFKDDQLIPDSMERCLIKSSTTQYDDPTIRREVEILDKDSEEEEMKSEQVQSKIELKTLPSQLKYVYLEQELFPVIISSSLTAEQENSLIKY